In Ahaetulla prasina isolate Xishuangbanna chromosome 5, ASM2864084v1, whole genome shotgun sequence, the following are encoded in one genomic region:
- the RRM1 gene encoding ribonucleoside-diphosphate reductase large subunit: MHVVKRDGRHERVMFDKITSRIQKLCYGLNLDFVDPAQITMKVIQGLYSGVTTVELDTLAAETAATLTTKYPDYAILAARIAVSNLHKETKKVFSDVMEDLYNYVNPHNSKHSPMISKETLDIVQANKDRLNSAIIYDRDFSYNYFGFKTLERSYLLKINSKVAERPQHMLMRVSVGIHKNDIEAAIETYNLLSEKWFTHASPTLFNAGTNRPQLSSCFLLCMKDDSIEGIYDTLKHCALISKSAGGIGVAVSCIRATGSYIAGTNGNSNGLVPMLRVYNNTARYVDQGGNKRPGAFAIYLEPWHFDIFEFLDLKKNTGKEEQRARDLFFALWIPDLFMKRVETNQDWSLMCPNECPGLDEVWGEEFERLYESYEKQGRVRKVVKAQQLWYAIIESQTETGTPYMLYKDSCNRKSNQQNLGTIKCSNLCTEIVEYTSKDEVAVCNLASIALNMYVTPEHTYDFQRLAEVTKVIVRNLNKIIDINHYPVAEAETSNKRHRPIGIGVQGLADAFILMRFPFESPEAQLLNQQIFETIYYWALEASCQLAREEGPYETYQGSPVSRGILQYDMWDVTPTGLWDWSALKAKIAQYGVRNSLLVAPMPTASTAQILGNNESVEPYTSNIYTRRVLSGEFQIVNPHLLKDLTERGLWNEEMKNQIIAFSGSIQNIPEIPEDLKQLYKTVWEISQKTILKMAADRGAFIDQSQSLNIHIAEPNYGKLTSMHFYGWKQGLKTGMYYLRTKPAANPIQFTLNKEKLKEKTSKEEEEKERNTAAMVCSLENRDECLMCGS, from the exons GCTCAGATCACCATGAAGGTGATCCAGGGTCTGTACAGTGGGGTGACCACGGTCGAACTGGACACACTGGCGGCTGAGACTGCAGCCACTCTCACAACCAAGTACCCCGACTACGCCATCCTGGCCGCACGGATTGCAGTCTCCAACCTGCACAAAGAAACGAAGAAAGTCTTTAGCG ATGTGATGGAAGACCTTTATAACTACGTGAATCCACACAACAGCAAGCATTCGCCCATGATCTCCAAAGAAACCTTGGACATTGTACAAGCCAACAAGGAT cgaCTGAACTCTGCAATAATCTATGATCGGGATTTTTCCTACAATTATTTTGGCTTTAAG ACCCTGGAGCGTTCCTATCTTCTGAAAATCAATTCTAAAG TGGCCGAGCGTCCCCAGCACATGCTGATGAGGGTCTCGGTGGGGATCCACAAGAATGACATTGAGGCGGCCATTGAGACCTACAATCTCCTGTCCGAGAAGTGGTTCACCCATGCTTCCCCCACCCTCTTCAACGCCGGCACCAATCGCCCTCAGCTCTCCAG CTGCTTCCTCCTGTGCATGAAGGACGACAGCATCGAGGGCATCTATGACACGCTGAAGCACTGCGCGCTCATCTCCAAGTCCGCGGGGGGGATCGGGGTGGCCGTCAGCTGCATCCGGGCCACCGGCAGCTACATTGCTGGG ACCAATGGCAACTCCAACGGGCTGGTCCCCATGTTGAGGGTCTACAACAACACGGCTCGCTATGTGGACCAAGGGGGAAATAAG AGACCCGGGGCCTTTGCCATCTATCTGGAGCCCTGGCACTTCGACATCTTTGAGTTTCTCGACTTGAAGAAGAACACCGGGAAGGAGGAGCAGAGGGCTCGGGACCTTTTCTTCGCGCTCTGGATCCCGGACCTCTTCATGAAACGGGTGGAGACCAATCAG gactgGTCCCTGATGTGCCCAAACGAATGTCCCGGTCTGGATGAGGTCTGGGGAGAAGAGTTTGAGCGGCTCTACGAAAG CTACGAGAAGCAAGGCCGGGTGCGCAAAGTGGTGAAGGCCCAGCAGCTCTGGTACGCCATCATCGAATCTCAGACGGAGACGGGGACGCCCTACATGCTCTACAAGGACTCCTGTAACCGGAAGAGCAACCAGCAGAACCTGGGCACCATCAAGTGCAGCAACCTCTGCACCGAGATTGTGGAGTACACCAGCAAAGATGAG GTTGCCGTCTGCAACCTGGCCTCCATAGCCCTGAACATGTACGTGACGCCAGAGCACACCTACGACTTCCAGAGGCTGGCCGAGGTCACCAAGGTCATTGTCCGGAACCTGAACAAGATCATCGACATCAACCACTACCCGGTGGCAGAG GCCGAGACCTCCAACAAGCGCCACCGCCCCATTGGCATTGGGGTGCAGGGCCTGGCCGACGCCTTCATCCTCATGAGGTTCCCCTTCGAGAGCCCCGAGGCCCAGCTGCTCAACCAGCAGATCTTCGAGACCATCTATTACTGGGCCCTGGAGGCCAGCTGCCAGCTCGCCAGGGAAGAGGGGCCCTACGAGACCTACCAGGGCAGCCCGGTCAGCAGAGGA ATCCTTCAGTATGACATGTGGGACGTGACCCCCACGGGCCTTTGGGACTGGAGCGCTCTGAAGGCCAAAATCGCACA GTATGGAGTCAGGAACAGTCTCCTGGTGGCCCCGATGCCCACAGCTTCCACGGCTCAGATTTTGGGGAACAATGAGTCCGTGGAGCCCTACACCAGCAACATCTACACCCGCCGGGTTCTCTCAGGGGAGTTTCAG ATAGTGAACCCCCACTTGCTGAAGGACCTGACCGAGAGGGGCCTGTGGAACGAGGAGATGAAGAACCAGATCATCGCCTTCAGCGGCTCCATCCAG AATATCCCGGAGATTCCCGAGGACTTGAAGCAGCTCTACAAGACGGTGTGGGAGATCTCGCAGAAGACCATCCTGAAGATGGCAGCTGACCGAGGGGCCTTCATCGACCAGAGCCAGTCTCTCAACATCCACATTGCGGAGCCCAACTACGGCAAGCTGACCAGTATGCACTTCTACGGCTGGAAACAG GGCCTGAAGACGGGGATGTACTACCTGCGGACCAAGCCGGCGGCCAACCCCATCCAGTTCACCCTCAACAAGGAGAAGCTGaaggagaagacctccaaggaagaggaggagaaggagaggaacacGGCGGCCATGGTCTGCTCCCTGGAGAACCGGGATGAGTGCCTGATGTGTGGGTCTTAA